One Streptomyces sp. SAI-135 DNA segment encodes these proteins:
- a CDS encoding histidine kinase, which translates to MALPRPHRFDVYIAVGGLLGGLLLVGIGLSTRPADDPVTLFDGPWPVLVPLTVLSGCELLRRAAPRTALLTGTLAVCADVVTQGNLSTVLMFTDVVYAAVLYGPLASARRIQWITGLLTVAGTLVPFAVWRVPEALLIGVVVGVVAYAPASTGWIVRNHRDAAEAARLRAEQTALLAEMDRAQAVTAERARMARELHDMVANHLSAIAIHSTAALSIDDPATSREALSVIRENSVDGLAEMRRLIGILRDGDDEPAAVPTLDGLAALVEGARANGLDVTLDACHDGTVPAPVELAAYRIVQESLTNALKHACPGPVTVSLAERNGALTVEVSSPYGDRDGPRAPGSGAGLVGMRERAALLGGTFDAGPEGPGGARWTVRATLPLCEGVPE; encoded by the coding sequence ATGGCTCTCCCCCGCCCGCACCGCTTCGACGTGTACATCGCGGTCGGCGGGCTGCTCGGCGGTCTGCTGCTGGTGGGCATCGGTCTGAGCACCCGGCCCGCCGACGACCCGGTCACCCTCTTCGACGGCCCGTGGCCGGTCCTGGTGCCGCTCACCGTGCTGTCCGGCTGCGAGCTGCTGCGCCGGGCGGCTCCCCGCACGGCCCTGCTGACCGGCACCCTCGCGGTCTGCGCCGACGTCGTGACCCAGGGCAACCTCTCCACGGTCCTGATGTTCACCGACGTCGTCTACGCGGCCGTGCTGTACGGCCCGCTCGCCTCGGCCCGGCGCATCCAGTGGATCACCGGGCTGCTCACGGTCGCCGGGACGCTGGTGCCCTTCGCGGTGTGGCGGGTGCCGGAGGCGCTGCTGATCGGCGTGGTCGTCGGGGTGGTGGCGTACGCGCCCGCCTCCACCGGCTGGATCGTGCGCAACCACCGTGACGCCGCCGAGGCCGCCCGGCTGCGCGCCGAACAGACCGCGTTGCTCGCCGAGATGGACCGTGCCCAGGCGGTGACCGCGGAACGGGCGCGGATGGCACGGGAGTTGCACGACATGGTCGCCAACCACCTGTCCGCGATCGCCATCCACTCCACGGCCGCCCTGTCGATCGACGATCCCGCCACCTCCCGCGAGGCCCTGTCGGTGATCCGGGAGAACAGCGTCGACGGGCTCGCCGAGATGCGGCGGCTGATCGGCATCCTGCGCGACGGCGACGACGAGCCCGCCGCCGTCCCCACCCTCGACGGCCTCGCCGCCCTCGTCGAGGGCGCCCGCGCCAACGGCCTGGACGTCACCCTGGACGCCTGCCACGACGGCACCGTGCCCGCTCCCGTCGAGCTCGCCGCGTACCGGATCGTCCAGGAGTCGCTGACCAACGCCCTCAAGCACGCCTGCCCCGGCCCGGTCACGGTGTCCCTCGCCGAGCGGAACGGTGCGCTGACCGTCGAGGTGAGCAGTCCGTACGGCGACCGGGACGGGCCGCGCGCCCCCGGCTCCGGTGCCGGTCTGGTCGGGATGCGGGAGCGGGCCGCGCTGCTGGGCGGCACGTTCGACGCCGGTCCCGAGGGTCCCGGCGGGGCGCGCTGGACCGTACGCGCCACCCTGCCCCTGTGTGAAGGAGTCCCCGAATGA
- a CDS encoding ATP-binding protein produces the protein MDPNNRGPEEYGHDDDGGSPRQRPPRDSLTSDFGQHSPALARTVQLVAGDFLLTVNPVDGSEIEACPPGERPGRPEKFGAAERAEVDRAARPPVPPGPTRTALPLLARQDERERLVRLLARGRSVRLTGPAGSGRTSLLDVVAEDCSDLAPDGVVRLTGFNRTANELLYDLFYAVFDAPLHRPDREELLSCVREIGAVVVLDDIEFGGAALDELLDATPECAFVIGATPDVPAPSADSAVEEVFLSGLERADGVELLERSVGRVLTEEEANWAGDLWFESEGLPLRFVQAGALLRQRDRLRAGANAVDEFGVFADAAPIDTPFAPDEGEEIPLPALGEAAAPAPLLASRLSGSARATLRFAVALGGEVPHQAHLPALIGDTHADAALGELADCGLVSPVGSRYRLAAGVLAQLEAAGYGDDTESRALTAAQHYSWWAGHPSVTPERVCAEADALLAALAVLVPGTTAPDEGEQAVTVQLARTAAPAFAAGGHWGAWERSLRAGSEASRLAGEVSEQAYFHHELGILALCGGQLDRARAELEASIGLRGALADKRGTVAGRRALTLVSDRDGSAPGLAAALGATAGEEVPDARYDESASPPGGVPAAFPPLQPPADSQTIVVHRSPTTPAPSRKARGGLKGLAKRNLVAAGAGALLVAVLGTVVTLGATSDNDPNAPSDQVGVNPSASVGIDDGNLGADVPKNDDGKGDTGTATSRPTDPGPDGTYGTSDDPTPTGGAEPSDDPSGTKGTGSTPSSPKPSTPKPSTSKPSTPSTPTDPGTPSTSPTGPSGSPTPTPTPTPTDTTPSNSTSASGPASTAPVESSSASAPESGTASSPSGTVI, from the coding sequence ATGGACCCGAACAACCGGGGACCCGAGGAGTACGGCCATGACGACGACGGCGGTTCGCCGCGTCAGCGGCCTCCCAGGGACTCCCTCACATCCGACTTCGGCCAGCACTCGCCCGCGCTCGCCCGCACCGTGCAGCTCGTCGCCGGCGACTTCCTGCTCACCGTCAACCCCGTCGACGGCAGCGAGATAGAGGCCTGCCCGCCCGGCGAGCGCCCTGGACGGCCCGAGAAGTTCGGCGCCGCGGAACGCGCGGAGGTGGACCGCGCGGCCCGCCCGCCCGTCCCGCCCGGACCCACCCGCACCGCGCTGCCCCTCCTGGCCCGCCAGGACGAGCGCGAGCGACTCGTACGGCTGCTCGCCCGCGGCCGCTCGGTGCGCCTGACCGGCCCGGCAGGATCCGGCCGCACCAGCCTCCTCGACGTCGTCGCCGAGGACTGCTCGGACCTCGCCCCCGACGGCGTGGTCCGTCTCACCGGCTTCAACCGCACGGCGAACGAGCTGCTGTACGACCTCTTCTACGCCGTCTTCGACGCGCCCCTGCACCGCCCCGACCGCGAGGAGCTGCTCTCCTGCGTCCGGGAGATCGGCGCGGTCGTCGTCCTCGACGACATCGAGTTCGGCGGCGCGGCCCTCGACGAACTGCTGGACGCCACCCCCGAGTGCGCCTTCGTGATCGGCGCGACGCCCGACGTGCCCGCGCCCTCGGCCGACTCCGCCGTCGAGGAGGTCTTCCTCAGCGGCCTGGAGCGCGCCGACGGCGTGGAACTCCTGGAGCGTTCCGTCGGCCGGGTGCTGACGGAGGAGGAGGCGAACTGGGCGGGCGACCTCTGGTTCGAGTCCGAGGGCCTGCCCCTGCGCTTCGTCCAGGCCGGCGCCCTGCTCAGGCAGCGTGACCGGCTGCGGGCCGGGGCCAACGCCGTCGACGAGTTCGGCGTCTTCGCGGACGCGGCCCCGATCGACACCCCGTTCGCCCCCGACGAGGGGGAGGAGATACCGCTGCCCGCGCTCGGCGAGGCCGCGGCCCCCGCCCCGCTGCTCGCCTCCCGGCTCAGCGGGTCCGCCCGCGCCACCCTGCGGTTCGCCGTCGCGCTCGGCGGCGAGGTGCCCCACCAGGCGCACCTGCCCGCGCTGATCGGCGACACCCACGCGGACGCCGCCCTCGGCGAGCTCGCGGACTGCGGTCTGGTCTCCCCGGTCGGCTCCCGCTACCGGCTCGCCGCCGGAGTCCTCGCCCAGCTGGAGGCCGCCGGATACGGCGACGACACCGAGAGCCGCGCCCTCACCGCCGCCCAGCACTACAGCTGGTGGGCCGGGCACCCCTCGGTCACCCCGGAGCGGGTGTGCGCCGAGGCCGACGCCCTGCTCGCCGCCCTCGCCGTCCTGGTCCCGGGTACCACCGCGCCCGACGAGGGCGAGCAGGCCGTCACCGTGCAGCTGGCCCGCACGGCGGCGCCCGCGTTCGCCGCCGGCGGCCACTGGGGCGCCTGGGAGCGTTCGCTGCGGGCCGGTTCCGAGGCCTCCCGGCTCGCCGGGGAGGTGTCCGAACAGGCCTACTTCCACCACGAGCTCGGCATCCTCGCCCTCTGCGGCGGACAGCTCGACCGGGCCCGCGCCGAGCTGGAGGCCTCCATCGGCCTGCGCGGCGCCCTCGCCGACAAGCGCGGCACCGTCGCCGGCCGCCGTGCCCTCACCCTGGTCTCCGACCGGGACGGCAGCGCGCCCGGCCTGGCGGCGGCCCTCGGCGCGACGGCGGGCGAGGAGGTGCCCGACGCCCGGTACGACGAGTCCGCCTCACCGCCCGGGGGAGTCCCGGCCGCCTTCCCGCCGCTCCAGCCCCCGGCCGACTCGCAGACGATCGTCGTCCACCGCTCGCCCACCACGCCCGCGCCCTCCCGCAAGGCCCGCGGCGGACTCAAGGGCCTCGCCAAGCGCAACCTCGTCGCGGCCGGCGCGGGCGCGCTGCTGGTCGCGGTGCTCGGCACGGTCGTCACCCTGGGCGCCACCTCCGACAACGACCCCAACGCCCCGTCCGACCAGGTCGGCGTCAACCCGTCGGCCAGCGTCGGCATCGACGACGGCAACCTCGGGGCGGACGTCCCGAAGAACGACGACGGCAAGGGCGACACCGGTACGGCCACCTCCCGTCCGACCGACCCGGGGCCCGACGGGACGTACGGGACCTCGGACGACCCGACCCCGACGGGCGGCGCTGAGCCCAGCGACGATCCGAGCGGGACGAAGGGGACGGGGAGCACGCCGAGTTCGCCGAAGCCGTCGACTCCCAAGCCTTCGACGTCGAAGCCGTCGACACCGTCGACTCCGACGGATCCGGGAACCCCGTCCACGTCGCCGACCGGGCCATCGGGCTCACCCACTCCCACGCCCACGCCCACCCCGACCGACACCACCCCGAGCAACTCCACCTCGGCCAGCGGCCCCGCCTCCACCGCCCCCGTGGAGTCCAGCTCGGCCAGTGCCCCCGAGAGCGGCACCGCGAGCTCGCCGAGCGGGACGGTCATCTAG
- a CDS encoding ATP-binding cassette domain-containing protein, with protein sequence MPIISTASLARTFQTRRGPVEAVRGIDLTVREGEILGFLGPNGAGKTTTLRMLTTLLEPTGGAATVAGHDLATDAAGVRRVCGYVAQSGGVDPQISVREELVTQGRLYRLTKAQAAARAAELARDLDLTELLDRKCGTLSGGQRRRLDIAMALAHRPKVLFLDEPTTGLDPASRAGLWDLVRRLRDEHGTTVFLTTHYLDEADALADRLVIVDQGVVVAEGTPSALKLEYGGSIDASLQDTFLAITGRGPLPADAAPVAV encoded by the coding sequence ATGCCCATCATCAGTACGGCCTCGCTCGCCCGTACCTTCCAGACCCGGCGCGGCCCCGTGGAAGCCGTGCGCGGTATCGATCTGACCGTCCGCGAGGGTGAGATCCTCGGCTTCCTCGGCCCCAACGGCGCCGGGAAGACCACCACGCTCCGGATGCTCACGACCCTGCTCGAACCCACCGGCGGCGCGGCCACCGTCGCCGGCCACGACCTCGCGACCGACGCCGCCGGGGTGCGCCGGGTGTGCGGGTACGTGGCCCAGTCCGGCGGGGTGGACCCGCAGATCTCCGTACGGGAGGAACTGGTCACCCAGGGCCGCCTGTACCGCCTGACGAAAGCGCAAGCAGCGGCGCGCGCGGCCGAGTTGGCCCGCGACCTGGACCTCACCGAGCTGCTCGACCGCAAGTGCGGCACGCTCTCCGGCGGTCAGCGCCGCCGCCTCGACATCGCGATGGCACTCGCGCACCGCCCGAAGGTGCTGTTCCTCGACGAGCCGACCACCGGCCTGGACCCCGCGAGCCGCGCCGGCCTGTGGGACCTGGTCCGCCGGCTGCGCGACGAGCACGGCACGACCGTCTTCCTGACCACCCACTACCTCGACGAGGCCGACGCCCTCGCCGACCGCCTCGTGATCGTCGACCAGGGCGTGGTCGTGGCCGAGGGCACCCCGAGCGCCCTGAAACTGGAGTACGGCGGCTCGATCGACGCCTCGCTCCAGGACACGTTCCTCGCGATCACCGGCCGGGGTCCCCTCCCGGCCGACGCCGCCCCCGTAGCCGTATAG
- a CDS encoding STAS domain-containing protein, with protein MYIRGDHAELVVGGRLDVRSAADARTVLHSAVDDGVGDLVLDLSELDSWDATGLGVIMGAHRRAGRCGRRLVLRDVPPQMQRLLVATRLHRILAIEGGIGVESLPRV; from the coding sequence ATGTACATCAGGGGCGACCACGCCGAGCTGGTCGTCGGGGGCCGCCTCGACGTCCGCAGCGCGGCGGACGCCCGTACGGTCCTGCACTCGGCCGTCGACGACGGAGTCGGCGACCTGGTGCTGGACCTGTCCGAGCTGGACTCCTGGGACGCCACCGGTCTCGGGGTGATCATGGGGGCCCACCGCAGGGCCGGGCGCTGCGGCCGCCGGCTGGTGCTGCGCGACGTACCGCCGCAGATGCAACGCCTCCTGGTCGCCACCCGGCTGCACCGGATCCTGGCGATCGAGGGCGGCATCGGCGTGGAGTCGCTGCCCCGCGTCTGA
- a CDS encoding response regulator transcription factor encodes MIRVLVAEDQAAVRAGLVLILRSSPGIEVVGEAADGEQAVAMARELRPDLVLMDVQMPRLDGVSATRKVVAEGLADVLVLTTFDLDEYVFGALRAGASGFLLKNTEAGDLLDAVRTVARGEGLIAPAVTRRLIAEFAAGPTREPTADPAVLETLTRREREVLSCLGEGLSNADIAGRLDMAEATVKTHVSRLLGKLELRSRVQAAVLAQELGV; translated from the coding sequence ATGATCCGTGTGCTCGTCGCCGAGGACCAGGCCGCCGTCCGCGCCGGGCTCGTCCTCATCCTGCGCAGCTCCCCCGGCATCGAGGTGGTCGGTGAGGCGGCGGACGGTGAGCAGGCGGTGGCGATGGCCCGGGAGCTGCGGCCGGACCTGGTACTGATGGACGTCCAGATGCCCCGGCTGGACGGGGTGTCGGCGACCCGGAAGGTCGTCGCGGAGGGGCTCGCCGATGTCCTCGTGCTGACCACCTTCGACCTCGACGAGTACGTGTTCGGCGCGCTGCGCGCGGGCGCGTCCGGTTTCCTGCTGAAGAACACCGAGGCCGGGGATCTGCTGGACGCGGTGCGGACCGTGGCGCGCGGGGAGGGCCTGATCGCGCCCGCGGTCACCCGCCGGCTCATCGCCGAGTTCGCCGCCGGGCCGACCCGGGAGCCGACCGCCGATCCCGCCGTCCTGGAGACCCTGACCCGCCGGGAACGCGAGGTGCTCTCCTGTCTCGGGGAGGGTCTGTCCAACGCCGACATCGCGGGCCGCCTCGACATGGCGGAGGCGACGGTGAAGACGCACGTCAGCCGGTTGCTGGGGAAGCTGGAGCTGCGCAGCCGGGTGCAAGCCGCGGTGCTGGCTCAGGAGTTGGGGGTGTAG
- a CDS encoding ABC transporter permease: MLLHDTALVYGRYLRQSLRSRFALLFGVLMPLLYLVFFGPLLTGLPLGGRGSSWQVLVPGLLLQLGLFGALFAGFMIILEKGQGILERMRVTPISRLALLLGRVLRDATVFVFQAVLLVLAAVAMGLRAPVAGILIGFGFVALLTVSLASLSYALAMKVRTPQEFGPLVNAVSMPSMLLSGLMLPMTLGPAWLDVLSHFMPFRYLVDAMRDAYVGAYTTDHMLYGVLVAAGFAGLAVTVGTRVFRTAGA, from the coding sequence ATGCTTCTTCACGACACCGCGCTCGTCTACGGCCGCTACCTGCGCCAGTCCCTGCGCTCCCGCTTCGCGCTGCTGTTCGGCGTCCTGATGCCACTGCTGTACCTGGTGTTCTTCGGTCCGCTGCTGACCGGGCTCCCGCTCGGCGGGCGCGGCAGCTCCTGGCAGGTGCTGGTGCCGGGACTGCTGCTCCAACTCGGACTGTTCGGAGCGCTGTTCGCGGGCTTCATGATCATCCTGGAGAAGGGCCAGGGCATCCTGGAGCGCATGCGGGTCACCCCCATCAGCCGGCTCGCCCTGCTGCTGGGCAGGGTGCTGCGGGACGCCACGGTCTTCGTCTTCCAGGCGGTGCTGCTGGTGCTGGCCGCGGTCGCGATGGGACTGCGGGCTCCGGTGGCCGGCATCCTGATCGGCTTCGGGTTCGTCGCGCTGCTGACCGTCTCGCTGGCCTCGCTGTCGTACGCGCTGGCGATGAAGGTCCGCACGCCCCAGGAGTTCGGTCCGCTGGTCAACGCGGTCAGCATGCCGTCCATGCTGCTGTCCGGCCTGATGCTCCCGATGACCCTGGGCCCGGCCTGGCTGGACGTCCTCTCGCACTTCATGCCGTTCCGCTATCTGGTGGACGCCATGCGGGACGCGTACGTCGGCGCGTACACCACGGACCACATGCTGTACGGCGTCCTGGTCGCCGCCGGCTTCGCGGGCCTGGCCGTGACGGTCGGCACACGCGTGTTCCGCACGGCCGGGGCGTAA
- a CDS encoding glycoside hydrolase family 18 chitinase, which produces MRFRHRAAAGFATLLLPFAGLVGLASPAQAATSATATYAKTQDWGTGFEGKWTVKNTGTTSLSSWTVEWDFPSGTSVTSAWDADVTSSGTHWTARNKSWNGTLAPGASVSFGFNGAGSGSPANCKLNGGSCDGGSTPGDAAPSAPGTPTASDVTNTSVKLAWSAATDDKGVKNYDVLRDGAKVATVTTTSYTDTGLTAGTSYSYTVQARDTADQTGPASGAVAVKTTGGTTDPPPTGDKVKLGYFTEWGVYGRNYHVKNLVTSGSASKITHINYAFGNVKNGQCTVDDTYAAYDKAYTADQSVSGTADTWDQPLRGNFNQLRQLKAKYPHIKVLYSFGGWTYSGGFGQAAQNPAAFAKSCKAVVEDPRWADVFDGIDIDWEYPNACGLTCDTSGAAAFKNLMSALRTEFGSNYLVTAAITADGSSGGKIDAADYGGASQYVNWYNVMTYDYFGAFNAQGPTAPHSPLTSYAGIPQAGFNSADAIAKLKSKGVASNKLLLGIGFYGRGWTGVTQAAPGGSATGAAPGTYEAGIEDYKVLKNSCPATGTVAGTAYAYCGNNWWSYDTPATIAGKMTWAKNQGLGGAFFWEFSGDTSNGELVSAINSGLS; this is translated from the coding sequence ATGCGCTTCAGACACAGAGCCGCGGCAGGATTCGCGACGCTGTTGCTCCCCTTCGCCGGCCTGGTCGGCCTCGCGAGCCCCGCCCAGGCCGCGACCTCCGCCACCGCGACCTACGCCAAGACCCAGGACTGGGGCACCGGCTTCGAAGGCAAGTGGACGGTGAAGAACACCGGTACCACCAGCCTCAGTTCCTGGACCGTCGAGTGGGACTTCCCCTCCGGCACCTCCGTCACCTCCGCCTGGGACGCCGACGTCACCTCCTCCGGCACCCACTGGACCGCCAGGAACAAGTCCTGGAACGGCACCCTCGCCCCCGGCGCCTCCGTCTCCTTCGGCTTCAACGGCGCCGGCAGCGGATCGCCCGCCAACTGCAAGCTGAACGGCGGAAGCTGCGACGGCGGCTCCACCCCGGGCGACGCGGCCCCGTCCGCTCCCGGCACCCCCACCGCCTCCGACGTCACCAACACCTCGGTGAAGCTGGCCTGGAGCGCCGCCACCGACGACAAGGGCGTCAAGAACTACGACGTGCTGCGCGACGGCGCCAAGGTGGCCACCGTGACGACGACGTCGTACACGGACACCGGGCTGACCGCCGGCACCTCCTACTCGTACACCGTCCAGGCCCGTGACACCGCCGACCAGACAGGACCGGCCAGCGGCGCGGTCGCGGTCAAGACCACCGGCGGCACCACCGACCCGCCGCCCACCGGCGACAAGGTCAAGCTCGGCTACTTCACCGAGTGGGGTGTCTACGGCCGCAACTACCACGTCAAGAACCTGGTGACCTCGGGCTCCGCCTCGAAGATCACCCACATCAACTACGCGTTCGGCAACGTCAAGAACGGTCAGTGCACCGTCGACGACACCTACGCCGCCTACGACAAGGCCTACACCGCCGACCAGTCCGTCAGCGGCACCGCCGACACCTGGGACCAGCCGCTGCGCGGCAACTTCAACCAGCTGCGCCAGCTGAAGGCCAAGTACCCGCACATCAAGGTGCTGTACTCCTTCGGCGGCTGGACCTACTCCGGCGGCTTCGGCCAGGCCGCGCAGAACCCGGCCGCGTTCGCCAAGTCCTGCAAGGCGGTCGTGGAGGACCCCCGCTGGGCCGATGTCTTCGACGGCATCGACATCGACTGGGAGTACCCCAACGCCTGCGGCCTGACCTGTGACACCTCCGGCGCCGCCGCCTTCAAGAACCTGATGTCCGCGCTGCGCACCGAGTTCGGCTCGAACTACCTGGTCACCGCGGCCATCACGGCCGACGGCTCCTCCGGCGGCAAGATCGACGCGGCCGACTACGGCGGCGCCTCCCAGTACGTCAACTGGTACAACGTGATGACGTACGACTACTTCGGCGCCTTCAACGCGCAGGGCCCGACCGCCCCGCACTCGCCGCTGACCTCGTACGCCGGCATCCCGCAGGCGGGCTTCAACTCCGCCGACGCGATCGCCAAGCTGAAGTCGAAGGGCGTGGCCTCGAACAAGCTGCTGCTCGGCATCGGCTTCTACGGCCGCGGCTGGACCGGCGTCACCCAGGCCGCCCCCGGCGGCTCGGCGACCGGAGCGGCACCCGGAACCTACGAGGCGGGCATCGAGGACTACAAGGTCCTCAAGAACTCCTGCCCCGCAACCGGCACCGTCGCGGGCACGGCGTACGCCTACTGCGGCAACAACTGGTGGTCCTACGACACTCCCGCCACCATCGCCGGGAAGATGACCTGGGCCAAGAACCAGGGTCTCGGCGGCGCGTTCTTCTGGGAGTTCAGCGGCGACACGAGCAACGGCGAGCTGGTGAGCGCGATCAACAGCGGCCTGAGCTGA
- a CDS encoding 3-hydroxyacyl-CoA dehydrogenase family protein: MARKLAVIGAGLMGSGIAQVSAQAGWDVVLRDVTDEALKRGTDGIKASYDRFVGKGRLEAHDADAALARITATTDLDAAADADVVVEAVFEKLEVKHEIFRALDKIVRPDTVLASNTSAIPITKIAAATERPERVVGVHFFSPVPMMQLVELVRGYKTSDETLATAREFAESVGKTCIVVNRDVAGFVTTRLISALVVEATKLYESGVATAEDIDLACKLGFGHAMGPLATADLTGVDILLHATSNIYTESQDEKFAPPELMRRMVDAGDIGRKSGQGFYKH, from the coding sequence GTGGCACGGAAGCTTGCCGTCATCGGCGCCGGCTTGATGGGTTCCGGCATCGCTCAGGTCTCCGCCCAGGCGGGCTGGGACGTGGTTCTGAGGGACGTCACCGACGAGGCGCTGAAACGCGGTACCGACGGCATCAAGGCTTCGTACGACAGGTTCGTCGGCAAGGGCAGGCTGGAGGCGCACGACGCCGACGCGGCCCTCGCCCGGATCACCGCGACCACCGATCTGGACGCGGCCGCCGACGCCGATGTCGTCGTCGAGGCCGTGTTCGAGAAGCTGGAGGTCAAGCACGAGATCTTCCGCGCGCTCGACAAGATCGTGCGCCCGGACACCGTGCTCGCCTCCAACACCTCCGCGATCCCGATCACCAAGATCGCGGCGGCCACCGAGCGCCCGGAGCGGGTCGTCGGCGTGCACTTCTTCTCGCCGGTGCCGATGATGCAGCTCGTCGAGCTGGTCCGCGGCTACAAGACGAGCGACGAAACCCTCGCCACCGCGCGGGAGTTCGCCGAGTCCGTCGGCAAGACCTGCATCGTCGTGAACCGGGACGTGGCGGGGTTCGTGACCACCCGTCTCATCTCCGCCCTCGTCGTCGAGGCGACCAAGCTCTACGAGTCGGGCGTCGCGACCGCCGAGGACATCGACCTCGCCTGCAAGCTGGGCTTCGGCCACGCCATGGGCCCGCTCGCCACGGCGGACCTGACCGGCGTCGACATCCTGCTGCACGCGACCAGCAACATCTACACCGAGTCCCAGGACGAGAAGTTCGCCCCGCCGGAGCTGATGCGCCGGATGGTGGACGCCGGTGACATCGGACGCAAGAGCGGGCAGGGCTTCTACAAGCACTGA
- a CDS encoding TetR/AcrR family transcriptional regulator, producing the protein MTEGLRERKKRETRQRISDIATGLFLEHGFVTVTIAEVADAADVSVNTVYNYFPTKEDLFLDRSKGVVDRLSRWVRGRDVGESAAAAVLRELRDEVEAVSPRVGLMPGYDRFMRVIHDAPPLRSRLWSIQQEVQENLETTLREETGAAPDDPLPALIAGQINWIHQTVMGSIGREMVAGREPDEVSRETLALLDDMEELLSDKVLNYAVRDH; encoded by the coding sequence ATGACAGAGGGGCTCAGGGAGCGGAAGAAGCGCGAGACCAGGCAGCGGATCTCGGACATCGCCACGGGGCTGTTCCTGGAGCACGGTTTCGTCACGGTGACGATCGCCGAGGTGGCGGACGCCGCCGACGTGTCCGTGAACACCGTCTACAACTACTTCCCGACCAAGGAGGACCTCTTCCTCGACCGGAGCAAGGGCGTCGTCGACCGCCTCTCTCGCTGGGTGCGCGGGCGGGACGTGGGCGAGTCGGCGGCGGCGGCCGTACTGAGGGAACTGCGCGACGAGGTCGAGGCGGTCTCGCCCCGGGTCGGCCTGATGCCGGGCTATGACCGTTTCATGCGGGTCATCCACGACGCACCCCCGCTCCGCTCCCGGCTGTGGAGCATCCAGCAGGAAGTCCAGGAGAACCTGGAGACGACCCTCCGGGAGGAGACGGGTGCCGCGCCCGACGATCCGCTGCCCGCCCTGATCGCGGGTCAGATCAACTGGATCCACCAGACGGTCATGGGCAGCATCGGACGCGAGATGGTCGCAGGGCGCGAACCGGACGAAGTGTCACGAGAGACACTCGCGCTCCTCGACGACATGGAGGAGTTGTTGAGCGACAAGGTGCTCAACTACGCCGTACGAGACCACTGA
- a CDS encoding cob(I)yrinic acid a,c-diamide adenosyltransferase, whose protein sequence is MVNLTRIYTRTGDQGTTALGDMSRVAKTDLRISAYADANEANAVIGTAIALGGLDEEVVAVLTRVQNDLFDVGADLSTPVVDNPQFPPLRVEQFYVDKLEADCDRFNERLEKLRSFILPGGTPGAALLHQACTVVRRAERSTWAALEVHGDTMNPLTATYLNRLSDLLFILARTANKDVGDVLWVPGGER, encoded by the coding sequence ATGGTCAATCTGACGCGCATCTACACCAGGACCGGCGACCAGGGCACCACCGCCCTCGGCGACATGAGCCGGGTCGCCAAGACCGATCTGCGGATCTCCGCGTACGCGGACGCCAACGAGGCGAACGCGGTGATCGGCACGGCGATCGCCCTGGGCGGGCTCGACGAGGAGGTCGTCGCGGTCCTGACCCGGGTGCAGAACGACCTCTTCGACGTCGGAGCCGACCTGTCCACGCCCGTGGTCGATAACCCGCAGTTCCCGCCCCTGCGGGTCGAGCAGTTCTACGTCGACAAGCTGGAGGCGGACTGCGACCGCTTCAACGAGCGGCTGGAGAAGCTGCGCTCCTTCATCCTGCCGGGCGGCACCCCGGGCGCGGCCCTGCTCCACCAGGCCTGCACGGTCGTACGCCGGGCCGAGCGCTCGACGTGGGCGGCCCTCGAAGTCCACGGCGACACGATGAACCCGCTCACCGCGACCTACCTGAACCGGCTCTCGGACCTGCTGTTCATCCTGGCGCGCACGGCCAACAAGGACGTGGGCGATGTCCTGTGGGTACCTGGCGGGGAGCGCTAG